One Burkholderia sp. PAMC 26561 genomic window carries:
- a CDS encoding chemotaxis protein CheB, whose protein sequence is MNTPAVRLIVIGGSLGGLDAFCQIVRVLPYDFAGTIAFVLHTPSDGPRLLPEIIGRFTSLPTSYAVDGQEIRAGHIYCAPPAFHLTVKSPGNFALDDGPKVNHVRPSANRLFETAAHVYGSDLIGVIVTGGDGDGADGFRAIDASNGLRIVQAPADARDPGMPLSALERDHPNYCVPLAEIGPLLISLIDAPSQAPHIK, encoded by the coding sequence ATGAACACACCTGCAGTGAGGTTAATAGTAATCGGCGGCTCGCTAGGCGGCCTAGACGCATTTTGTCAAATCGTCCGGGTCCTCCCTTATGACTTCGCCGGCACGATCGCATTCGTTTTGCACACGCCCTCAGACGGTCCTAGACTTCTTCCTGAGATCATCGGACGCTTTACTTCACTACCGACCTCGTATGCTGTCGACGGGCAGGAGATTAGAGCTGGACATATATATTGCGCCCCTCCCGCATTTCATCTGACAGTCAAGTCGCCTGGAAACTTCGCGCTCGACGATGGCCCCAAAGTCAATCACGTACGTCCGTCCGCAAACAGGCTTTTCGAAACGGCTGCGCATGTGTATGGCAGTGATTTAATCGGGGTTATTGTGACGGGCGGAGACGGCGACGGCGCCGATGGATTCAGGGCAATTGATGCAAGCAATGGGCTACGGATCGTGCAGGCTCCTGCCGACGCACGGGACCCGGGTATGCCCCTGTCTGCGCTAGAGCGGGATCATCCTAACTACTGTGTACCGCTCGCGGAAATCGGTCCCTTGCTCATTTCCCTGATCGATGCGCCATCTCAGGCGCCGCATATCAAATAA